In Eupeodes corollae chromosome 3, idEupCoro1.1, whole genome shotgun sequence, a single genomic region encodes these proteins:
- the LOC129951628 gene encoding cysteine protease ATG4B — translation MDNVFVTYLGTDGGLCAEPDDIPKTNTTVWVLGKSYNAIQELELIRRDIQSKLWCTYRRGFVPLGECQLTTDKGWGCMLRCGQMVLAQALIDLHLGRDWFWTPECFDSTYLKIVNRFEDSRKSFFSIHQIALMGDSEDKKVGQWFGPNTVAQVLKKLVRYDDWCSIVVHVALDNVVVTDEIYSLCLQNETNDDTWKPLLLIIPLRLGLNTINPIYVPALKKCFELVGSVGMIGGRPNQALYFIGYVDDEVLFLDPHTTQRSGSVGNKGSIDESDLDETYHQKYAGRIDFQAMDPSLALCFLCKSRISFEIIIDKLKTEVITSSSQPLFEITKARSPEWKSAAVASGINCTNQEGFEDLNHLRATGAATNKEDDGSDEDFEIIS, via the exons ATGGACAATGTATTCGTCACGTATTTAGGCACAGACGGTGGTCTCTGCGCCGAGCCTGATGATATTCCCAAAACAAACACAACTGTCTGGGTTCTTGGAAAAAGTTACAATGCTATTCAGG AATTAGAACTAATCCGAAGGGACATACAGTCCAAGTTATGGTGCACCTATCGTCGGGGGTTCGTACCTCTGGGAGAGTGTCAACTCACCACGGACAAGGGATGGGGTTGCATGCTGCGTTGTGGCCAGATGGTCCTGGCACAGGCTTTGATTGACTTGCATCTGGGGCGGGACTGGTTCTGGACGCCAGAATGCTTTGACTCAACCTACTTGAAGATTGTGAATCGCTTTGAGGACTCGAGAAAGAGCTTCTTCTCGATTCACCAAATCGCCTTGATGGGCGATTCCGAAGATAAGAAAGTCGGACAATGGTTCGGACCGAATACTGTAGCACAGGTGTTAAA GAAACTGGTTCGATATGACGATTGGTGTTCAATTGTCGTGCATGTAGCTTTGGACAACGTCGTAGTTACAGATGAAATAT ACTCACTCTGCCTTCAAAACGAAACCAATGACGACACCTGGAAGCCCTTGCTACTGATCATTCCTCTGCGTTTAGGATTAAACACCATCAATCCAATTTACGTGCCTGCCCTAAAGAAATGCTTTGAATTAGTCGGTAGCGTTGGAATGATTGGAGGCCGTCCCAATCAAGCCCTCTACTTTATTGGCTACGTTGACGATGAGGTGTTATTCTTAGATCCACACACAACACAACGCTCGGGAAGCGTTGGCAATAAAGGTTCGATTGACGAATCTGATTTAGATGAAACATACCATCAGAAGTATGCCGGACGAATTGATTTTCAAGCAATGGATCCATCATTAGCAttg tgcTTCCTTTGCAAATCAAGAATCAGTTTCGAAATAATTATCGACAAACTGAAAACCGAGGTAATTACCTCGAGTAGTCAGCCATTGTTTGAAATCACAAAAGCCCGTTCACCCGAATGGAAATCTGCTGCTGTTGCAAGCGGCATCAACTGCACCAATCAAGAag GTTTTGAGGATCTTAACCATCTACGTGCTACTGGAGCAGCTACGAACAAAGAAGACGATGGATCAGATGaggattttgaaattatttcgtAG